The following nucleotide sequence is from Nocardioides eburneiflavus.
CCGGCCCCGAGATCGAGTTCAGCGGCGCGGTGGTCGAGTGGCGGGGCCCTGCGCCGTACGTCTTCGTACCGCTCCCGCCCGACGCCGCCGACCTCGTCGACGAGGTGAAGGCCGACGTCGTCTACTGGGGCGTGGTCCCCGTGCGGGCGTGGATCGGCGACACCGAGTTCACGACCGCGATGTTCCCCCGCGAGGAC
It contains:
- a CDS encoding DUF1905 domain-containing protein translates to MDTGPEIEFSGAVVEWRGPAPYVFVPLPPDAADLVDEVKADVVYWGVVPVRAWIGDTEFTTAMFPREDTWFLPLKVAVRRAQRVELGDVVDVRMQVGR